The Caulobacter sp. FWC2 region CCGCACGGTCTCGACGACATCGGGGCCTGTCCAGCTTCGCCGAGCCGTCCGCATCGTGGCCGATCAAACCCTGGAGGGCTTCGACACGACCACACCCGAAGGCGCCGACATCGTCATCGTGCCTGCGCAGGCAGATCCGAACGATCCCGCGCTCATCGCCTGGGTGAAGGCCCAGGCGGCCAAGGGGGCCACGATCGTCTCAATCTGCGAAGGCGCGCGGCTAGTCGCCAAGGCCGGGGTGTTCGACGGCCGGCGCGCGGTCACGCACTGGTCAGCCATCAAGAGCCTGGAAAAGTCTTCCCCGACCACCACCTGGCTGCGCGACCAGCGGTTCGTGCAGGACGGTCCCGCGATTTCCACGACCGGCGTCACCGCATCCCTCCCCGCCTCGATGGCGCTGATCGACGCCGCGGGCGGCACGGCTGCGGCTGAGCTGGTCGCCGCGCGCCTCGGGCTCGCCGACTGGAGCTCGCGTCACCGGACCGCCGACTTCAGCCTCAGCCCGTTCGACTATGTCCGCGCCGTGGGCTCGCTGCTGGCGTTCTGGACACACGAGACCGTCGAACTGCCCGTGATCGACGGCGTCGACGAGCTCGGCTTGGCCCTACGCGCGGATGTCTGGACGCGTAGTCTGCGGGCGCGCGTGAAGACCACGAACGCAAGCTCCAAACCGATCCGCTCCGCGCGGGGCCTGACAATCCTGGTCGACGCCGCACCCGCCGCGGGGAGTTATGTTCCACCGCCAGGCCAAGTCGCGCCTGCCCGCGCGATCGACGTCGCCCTGACCGAGATGGGTCAACGTTACGGCGCTTATCCCGTCCACATGGCCAGGATGAGCATGGAGTATGCTGGCCCGGCCTCAAAGCCGTAGCGCCAGAGAGAACTCGCTCGTCCCGCGCGCCAATAGCTGATCCGCGCCTAGTCAAAGACGCACCGCAGAAAGGCGAGAACCCCATGGCGGTCCCGACATCCACGCGAGCCGTGGCCTTGGCCACGATCGTGACCCTGTTCGCCGGCGCGCCCGCATGGGGACTGATGCGTCCCGATCATGCCTTGGCGGTCGCCGTCGGCCTGACCGCCCAGACCCTGTGCGCCGAGACTTTCATCTCAGGCCTGCCACCTGAGCGGATTTTCCACGACAGCGTCGCCGCGCGGCCGGGCCTCAACCTCATCGCCTGGGGCCTGCGCTATAATATCGACCAACAACGGCGGGAGGTTTCAGCAAGCTGGCTCGGTCTGGCCCGCACAAGCGCCGTCCACAGAGGCCCAGCCGGCTGCCAGCTCAACCACGGACGCCCCATCGCGCC contains the following coding sequences:
- a CDS encoding DJ-1/PfpI family protein, translating into MPSSHPMLVAVASAAALAVLWPAGAQAGPLSLPAPKAGHAQRLVVIAAENAGAEITDFVAPYAVLKDSGLFEVRTVSTTSGPVQLRRAVRIVADQTLEGFDTTTPEGADIVIVPAQADPNDPALIAWVKAQAAKGATIVSICEGARLVAKAGVFDGRRAVTHWSAIKSLEKSSPTTTWLRDQRFVQDGPAISTTGVTASLPASMALIDAAGGTAAAELVAARLGLADWSSRHRTADFSLSPFDYVRAVGSLLAFWTHETVELPVIDGVDELGLALRADVWTRSLRARVKTTNASSKPIRSARGLTILVDAAPAAGSYVPPPGQVAPARAIDVALTEMGQRYGAYPVHMARMSMEYAGPASKP